Proteins from one Bombyx mori chromosome 25, ASM3026992v2 genomic window:
- the LOC101737581 gene encoding juvenile hormone esterase codes for MHCTVASITLVFIVITAVYGEFCITECEVPVNIDSGPVCGREETAENNTKYYSFQGIPYAKPPVGSKRFAELEPIESWSDPFYAYEEGPACPSRDLVYGSITVKPKGMSEDCIYVNVFVPATACLDCDCLKDDLLPILVNIHGGTFNTGSGNRDLHGPELLMVKNVIVINFNFRLAVFGYLSLASGKIPGNNSLRDMVTLLQWVQRNARAFGGDPRRVTLLGESSGAASVHLLMLSQAARGLFEKGIIMSGSAMANFYTASPIYAKMIAEMFLQELGLNCTDPDEIHKTLTELPLEDIMRANDVVQYKTGPTSFAPVVEIEDHEYTRIIDDDPIALIAQGRAKDIPLLMGFNRDEGEFAKWIIMILDVVNRYKSNPAIILGLRLAYALPSEEAFAKGRFVGKRYFDGEPTLDGLAKSMTDILFQYSMIKLAQWRVLLRSAPTYFYLFSYESDFSSVKRANWLSYKGTAHVEDLTYVFRTTTFLRDHVSIPPQTRDDHMRDWMSTLFSNYVKCNNPTCTELDDPRWPPTDMKELMYQVIREPHVYNMSTLSDELMEMVEFVDSVDDQVRTQTEILQEQYKETV; via the exons ATGCACTGCACTGTCGCATCAATTACTCTTGTTTTTATAG ttataaCAGCAGTATATGGAGAGTTCTGCATCACAGAATGTGAGGTTCCAGTGAATATCGACTCAGGACCAGTGTGCGGGAGAGAAGAAACTGCAGAGAACAATACGAAATACTACAGCTTTCAAGGTATTCCGTATGCGAAACCACCGGTAGGATCCAAGAGATTTGcg GAACTAGAACCTATTGAGTCGTGGAGTGATCCATTTTATGCTTACGAGGAAGGACCGGCTTGTCCATCAAGAGACCTTGTCTACGGCAGCATCACCGTGAAACCTAAAGGCATGAGTGAAGACTGTATCTATGTTAACGTCTTTGTACCGGCCACTGCATGTTTGGACTGTGATTGTCTTAAGGACGACCTACTGCCTATACTGGTGAACATTCACGGAGGTACATTCAATACTGGGTCTGGAAATAGAGATTTGCATGGACCAGAATTATTAATGGTGAAAAATGtcattgtaattaattttaacttcag gTTGGCAGTATTTGGATACTTGTCTCTTGCCTCTGGCAAGATCCCAGGTAACAACAGTCTGCGCGACATGGTCACACTGTTACAGTGGGTTCAGAGAAACGCGCGCGCCTTTGGAGGGGATCCTAGACGAGTGACATTGCTTGGAGAAAGTTCTGGAGCAGCATCGGTTCACCTTTTAATGTTATCCCAAGCCGCTAGAGGACTTTTCGAGAA AGGTATAATAATGAGTGGCTCCGCTATGGCAAATTTCTACACTGCATCTCCAATATACGCTAAAATGATCGCCGAAATGTTCCTCCAAGAACTGGGTTTGAATTGTACTGATCCTGATGAAATTCATAAGACACTGACTGAACTACCTTTAGAAGATATAATGAGAGCCAATGATGTTGTGCAATATAAAACAGGTCCCACCTCGTTCGCACCGGTCGTTGAGATAGAGGATCACGAATATACCAGAATTATTGACGATGACCCCATAGCTCTCATCGCACAAGGTCGAGCAAAAGATATTCCACTACTAATGGGTTTCAATCGCGATGAAGGAGAATTTGCCAAATGGATTATAATGATTTTGGATGTTGTGAATCGTTATAAAAGTAATCCTGCAATCATATTAGGACTAAGACTAGCGTACGCATTGCCTTCTGAGGAAGCTTTCGCGAAAGGAAGGTTTGTGGGAAAAAGATATTTTGATGGTGAACCCACATTGGATGGGTTAGCAAAAAGTATGACGGATATTCTATTTCAATATTCTATGATAAAACTGGCACAATGGAGAGTATTGTTGAGATCAGCGCCGACGTATTTCTACCTATTTTCGTATGAGAGTGATTTTAGCAGTGTAAAGAGAGCCAACTGGTTAAGTTACAAAGGAACGGCCCACGTCGAGGATCTGACGTACGTGTTTCGCACCACTACATTTCTTCGCGATCACGTGTCGATTCCTCCTCAGACTAGGGATGATCACATGAGGGATTGGATGTCCACTTTGTTCAGTAACTACGTAAAATGCAA TAACCCGACATGCACTGAGCTCGATGATCCTCGGTGGCCCCCCACCGATATGAAAGAGTTGATGTATCAAGTCATTCGAGAGCCTCATGTTTACAATATGTCCACTCTATCCGACGAGTTGATGGAAATGGTGGAGTTTGTCGACAGCGTCGACGACCAAGTCAG GACGCAAACAGAGATCCTTCAGGAGCAATACAAAGAAAcagtataa
- the cce-6 gene encoding carboxyl/cholinesterase 6 precursor (The RefSeq protein has 8 substitutions compared to this genomic sequence) — MFYTVSSVTLILIGSAIYAESFTKKCDVLVKLDSGPVCGREESANKNTKYFSFQGIPYAKPPVGARRFSELEPLEPWSEPFYAYEEGPACPSRDITYGSITVKRKGMSENCIYANVFVPASATLNSDELCEDNSLPILVNIHGGGFQTGSGNRDLHGPELLMLKDVIVVNFNYRLAIFGYLSLASHKIPGNNGLRDMVTLLKWVQRNAKVFGGDPKRVTILGESAGAASVHLLMLSRASKGLFNKAIIMSGTAIPNFYSSSPIYAKYIADMFLGELGINSTELTSDEIHQTLTELPLDDIMRANDVVQYKAGLTSFVPVVEKEGHDYTRIIDDDPITLISQGVGKDIPLLMGFNKDEGEYFKWIITIYNVVDRYKNNPAVILSPRLAYELPPQEASAKGIFVGKRYFDGEPTVDGFVKSVTDIYFQYPMIKLAQWRIFLNSAPTYFYEFSYESDFSITKRANWLSYKGTAHVEDLTYVFHTTTFLGSQVSVPPKTRDDQMRDWMSTLFSNYVRCNNPTCNKRDDPRWPPINEEELMFQVIKEPNVNKMSSLPKQLEDMVEFHDGVDDQVRMQSEILKEQKKKHSMYQ; from the exons ATGTTCTACACTGTCAGTTCAGTTACCCTGATTTTAATTG GTTCAGCGATATATGCAGAGTCCTTCACTAAAAAATGTGATGTGCTGGTGAAGTTAGACTCGGGACCTGTGTGCGGGAGAGAGGAGAGCGCAAACAAAAATACCAAATACTTCAGTTTCCAGGGCATTCCGTATGCGAAGCCACCCGTAGGCGCCAGAAGATTTTCT GAACTGGAGCCACTTGAGCCATGGTCTGAACCGTTCTACGCTTACGAAGAAGGGCCGGCCTGTCCGTCGAGAGATATTACTTACGGCAGTATTACCGTCAAACGCAAAGGAATGAGTGAAAACTGTATTTATGCTAATGTATTTGTACCGGCGTCTGCGACTCTGAACAGCGATGAACTTTGCGAAGACAATTCACTGCCCATATTGGTGAATATCCACGGTGGTGGGTTCCAAACAGGATCTGGCAATAGAGATTTGCATGGACCGGAATTGTTGATGTTAAAAGATGTCAttgtagtaaattttaattacag ATTGGCCATTTTCGGATACTTGTCTCTTGCTTCTCATAAGATTCCTGGTAATAATGGACTGCGAGACATGGTGACGCTGCTAAAGTGGGTGCAGAGAAATGCAAAAGTATTCGGGGGAGACCCTAAGCGAGTGACAATACTCGGAGAAAGTGCTGGAGCAGCATCAGTACACCTTCTCATGTTGTCTCGGGCCTCCAAAGGACTATTCAACAA AGCTATTATAATGAGTGGTACCGCTATACCAAACTTCTATAGCTCGTCCCCAATATATGCCAAATACATCTCCGACATGTTTCTCGGAGAACTAGGTTTAAACTCTACCGAGTTAACGTCTGATGAAATTCATCAGACTTTAACTGAATTACCGTTAGATGATATTATGAGAGCCAATGACGTTGTGCAATACAGAGCGGGTTTAACTTCGTTCGTTCCGGTTGTAGAGAAAGAGGGTCATGATTATACCAGGATCATTGACGATGATCCGATTACTTTAATTAATCAAGGTGTGGGCAAGGACATTCCCTTACTAATGGGTTTCAATAAGGATGAAGGTGAATATTTCAAATGGATAATCACTATTTACAATATTGTGGACCGTTATAAAAGTAATCCGGCAGTTATTTTATCGCCAAGACTGGCGTACGAGTTGCCCCCACAAGAAGCTTCAGCCAAAGGAATATTCGTGGGGAAAAGATATTTTGACGGTGAGCCCACAGTGGATGGATTCGTAAAAAGCGTGACGGATATTTACTTTCAATATCCTATGATCAAACTGGCACAATGGAGAATACTTTTGAATTCGGCGCCGACATATTTTTACGAATTTTCGTATGAAAGCGACTTCAGCATTACAAAGAGAGCCAACTGGTTAAGCTACAAAGGAACTGCTCATGTCGAGGATCTGACGTACGTGTTCCACACTACCACGTTTCTCGGAAGTCAAGTGTCAGTGCCTCCTAAAACCAGAGATGACCAAATGAGGGATTGGATGTCTACTTTATTCAGTAACTACGTAAGATGCAA TAATCCTACATGCAATAAGCGTGATGATCCTCGGTGGCCTCCCATTAACGAAGAAGAGTTAATGTTTCAAGTTATCAAAGAGCCCAATGTTTATAAGATGTCTTCATTACCAAAGCAGTTGGAGGACATGGTGGAATTCCATGACGGTGTAGACGATCAAGTCAG GATGCAGTCAGAAATCCTTAAGGagcaaaaaaagaaacatagtATGTACCAGTAA